AGGCTAgaaggggttcctctgggctctctgaatctgattaccctgtaaagttattttccatcatgattttacagagatgatttttacattttctttttaataaaatccttcttttaagaaactgactgatttttccattgtccaaagacccaggggtttgagtctttgatcactttgtaaccaattggttaggatactattctcaagcctcctcagGAAAGGGAGTGTAAGGGCTTAGGGGGACATTTTGGGTTTCATTTATTAAGTTAAAGTTCAAAACTAAAATGCAGATGACATCTTCCCTCCAGTTGCCTACACTCCAAACTTCTCTCGTCCGGTCTGAGTCCTGATGCCTTAGCAGGCCACTCCCAGCTCTTCCTAGCTGGAGCAGTTCCCCCGATCACAAGGTTTTCCTCACTTCAGCCTCCTGAATTTACCTCTTCCCCTATCCCCCTTCTGCCCTTTATTGGAAATGGCACGAGTCCCCTCTAAGCAGGGTGGCTTGGCCCTGGCTTTCCAGCCCATGGGCACGTGGCCCAGTCACAGGCAGAGATAGGCCAATATAGTTTAAGTGGTGCAATTTCTATGTGTAGACCAGTCTTGATGCATTTATTCCTCACACTGGACATGAAGGGCAGAGATAAGGGGAGGTCTGAGAGAGACAGCAGAAAGAGCAGACTCAGTTTAGTTCTTTTATTGCACAATACTTTTGGTGACAGAGACACAGTTATTGGGGTCACTGAGAAAATGGAGAAACACGAGAAGGAACTGGTGGAAAACATCCCCTGGGAAAGTTCTCAGGAGAGTGGTTTGACTGTAAATGTACAGGCTGGGTTTTCCCATAAAAGGTCgatgttaggcacccaaatcccatagACAGTgaatgggagctgggcacctcACACTCTTTGGTCCCACTGTCAAATACAATGGGACGTGGTGGAGCAGACAGGGCACTAAACTGGGACTCTGGATAGTTGGTTTCCTGCCTCAAACACATTGAGTGATTCCAGCCCTCTGGGATTCACAAACCCAGCTTGCCTTATGGCAAACCCTGCAGGCACCCAAATAAATGGGCCTCGGGTGCCACTGGCCTGCACTGTGGAGCCCCACACCAGGCATCTGGACGCCAAGGCCCCAGAGTGACGCACAGTCCTGGGGAAAGTGCACATCCCCATGCCTGACTCTTCTCAGGGCCCCAGCTCACCAGTCATGTGCCTAGAGGCTCTGAAAAGTCCCATTTGGACCCTAAGTATCTGGAAACAACTGGCCCTGAACTATTGCTGAAAAATGGACAAATACGAGGCCTGTGCTAGCGTCCTGTGTTCTGgagaacagggcagggggtttccTTTGGCTGTTTTCTTCCTTTGAATGAAGCCTGGGGATGAAATACACTCTATGAAAAGAAAGTTAATTGTTCAATTTTCTAGCATTGAAGTTCCATGATGACATTGCAaccctgtatttttaaaatgcagacatCTGATTTTTCAGGAGTTTGTGTGTATATCTAGAAGTGTCTCACCCTACCTGGAACAGATACCCAGCATTCCAGCTGAGTCCATTTCACCTGCACCCTCTCACTGAGCACAATCTCCCATCTTTCTCTGAACTTTGAGCAGCCACAAGTTCAAGTCTCCCACAAGCCCAGTGATACCCACCTGTGGCATCTTATATAGGTCCTAAAAGGGCTGGAGTCACATGATTTAAGAGGTCTCCCCATCTCCACTTTCTCCCACAGCTGCAATTCTTTAAGAGCAGGACTTGAAGACCAATGAAGCTCAGAGAAATATGACCTGGGATTACAGTCGGCTTTGGTTCAAGCCCTACCCCAGCCcatattttatctattttaacCCAAGGAAATTGACAGGTTAGCATGGTCCAGACATGAATTTCCTGCAAACTTTCCTCAGAGCCTCTTGgacctctttgtttctcaggctgtagatgaggggatTGACCAGGGGAGTCAGGACTGTGTAGATAACAGACAGAACTTTCTTGAAGTCTCTTAGGATGTCGGTGGCTGGGAACATATAGACAGTCAGCAGAGTTCCATAATAAATGTTCACCACTatgaggtgggaggagcaggtggaaaaggccttttgcctTCCAGTGGTGGATGGGATTCTCAGGATGATGGCAATGATGCAGATGTAGGACATCAAGGTAAGTAGGAATGGGACCAGTGAGAAAACGAAGGTGAGTGTGAAAGCCAATGTTTCCATCAGGGGTGGGTCATTGCAGGAGAGCTTTACAAGGGGgataaaatcacaaaagaaatgatCAATAACGTTGGGGCCACAGAATGTTAACTGAGATATTGACAATGTTGATATGCCACTACCTATGATGCCACCTATCCAAGAGCCACCTGCAAGCTGGAGGCAGGCCCTGCCACTCATACGGGCTTCATAGTGCAGTGGACTGCATATCGCTAAATACCGATCATAAGACATCACCGACAGCAGAAGGCATTCTGTAACCATCAGAGaaccaaagaaataaaattgtgTGAGACAGCCATTGTATGAAATGATGTTGTCCCCAGTCAGGAGACAAGCCAGCGCCTTGGGCAGAATGGTAgaggtgtagcaggtctccaagcaggacaagttccccaggaagaagtacataggggtgtgaaggtgctgatcagcCACAACTAGCACAATGATGAGGATGTTCCCGGCCATGGTCACAATGTATATCATGagaaacagcaggaagagaagagtcTGTAGctcagggagattcccaaatcctACCACGATGAATTCTGTGAGAACCGTTTGATTCCCCTGCTCTGGGTTCGCCATAGGTCCAACTAGGGGAAATAAACTAAAATTCACAATGGAATCTGTGGAGGATACATTTTCATCACACTTTAGCATCAATTTAGTTCCATAAATATTCCATAAGGCCCCTCATCCTGTGAGGTCAGTGAAGAACCAAGACTCTGGAGGCAAATTTCCTCTTTAGATCTTTTGATTCCATTATCACCCCACCTCTGGTCAGTTAAGAGATCAATGCAGGTAGAAAACCGCACACATCACTGTGCATATTTATATCAAAATTGGCAAAGACATTTTGTATTAGTTGTTTGTAACTTCGGCATGTGGTTCCCATGGCTCACCACAGTGGACTGTGACTTCTTTCACTGCAAACATATTATACATTCATCTAACTGCTAGTAGGCTCTAGTGGACTCAGCCAAGAGGAGGGGACTGTGATCAACACGGTATCAAAGCAGGTTATGTTAGTTTCCTGCTtttattctttttccattttttcacaTTCATCTTGGACCTGtccagagagaaggaaagagacacGTCACTGAGCTGTTGCATCACAAACTGATGCCAAATTTACACTTCACTCCCCTTATGATTTCCTTTGCCAGCATCACAACCACCGTGGTGTTTTAGTCACTTTCCCTCAGAAACACTCACCAATTGAATCTTGATTTGTTTCTGTCTACAATTGAATTGTTCCTCAGTCCTGCTGTGCCTTTGCTTCCACTCCCCGCTGGTATTGTCTGCCACTGTGATTAACTTCatgttctgggtgaagggggattaTGAACTCGCACAGGACCCACGACCCAATGAGCTCACTCCCCAAACTGGCTGCCCCCCACTCTCTGATCACCCACTCTCTGATCCCTCATCTCATGGCTTCTCTCTCTGTTACAGAATCCCACTGGTTCTGGAAACTGTGCCACTTAGCCAGCCACACGGTAGTGCCATTAGCGAAGGCAATCGGATATTTTCAGTGTCCTAGTGATACAAACACTATACGAACAAGTCACATCAGTGCAACCCCATTAGCCACTGTATAATTCCACTGACAATAATGACACGTGTGTGGTAAGATTTAGTTTTACAGCTGCTCAGTCCTCTGTGTGGctcattttctccagcccttctAGGCAGTTATGAATTTCTCTCTTAATaatcaaacaataataataaaataggtAAAGTTAGGAAAACAATGGAACAATGTGTAGAATTAGTGGAATTATTGTCACTATTTCAGGATAATGGCACCTCTTTTCCACATCCATGGTCCACTCTGGGAGTTCCCAGTCAGGTCTCCAGCCATCACCAGTCTGTGGGCAGAGACCATTTTCCCAGTCCCATCTGACAGGGGGTTTTAAGAAGGCACAACTCCCTGCCTTGCACAGGGAGGTCCCCAGGAAGCCAGTCTGCCTAGCACCCAGCATCACTGCATTGCCTTCTCTGCAAGGGCTACAAACAGGTATTGCTAACACTTATGAGTTACCCTACAGCACATTTATTTTCAAGGTGAAAGcattactgtcataaacagatagttaagggttaatgcctcttttacctgtaaaggattaagaagttcacctagcctagctgacacctgaccagaggaaccaatgggggaacaagatgtttcaaaaggaaggagggaagtttcctttgtttagagtcagtttcagtttcagccggagtggaaaaatcaaggaaccagcctcttatcagagtagtaagttttagaaaagaataaataggtttatgtttattttcctttgtgactttgtctttgtgcaactagaggaataatcaaattgggaATTCTTTTGTGTATTAAGTTTTGCCCAGGgcaacatcctctgtgttttgaatctgttgtctgtgagagtagctggtatgctaatctcccccagaggtttttttcttttacttttcttttctttaataaaaagtcttatttttaagaacctgattgatttttccttgtgttagaatccaaggggattggatctggactcaccagggattggtggtggggggagggtggggaggagtaattcttccttgtgttaagatccaaggagtttggatcggtgttcaccagggaattggtggaggagtctctcaaggctacccagggaggggaaggtttttggggggaagacagagatttccaaatgactcaaatatttggatggtggcagcatattgatctaagctggtaattaagcttagggcttctcatgcaggtctccacatctatactctaaggttcagagtgggggtgaaacctatgacaattACCGATCATTAAAATACTGATCATTGAAATACaacaaacagatttaaaagaaacatcaaACACACCAGGAGTCACCAAGCAGCCCTATGGGGCCTGAGTGGGGCAAAGTCTTCTTTGCCCCCCCTGTCATGGACAGAGATCCTGTTCATTTCTGTGTTTCCTAGGACTGGTCCACACTTAAAACTTACTTCAAtttagctacatcactcagggataaGGACAATTTTACGCCTTCTGCAACGTAGTCAAGTTGACCTCCCCTCACCAAACAGTAGACACCACTAGGTTGAGGATACAATTCTTCTGTTGACCGAGTGTCACCGTATCTccgtgggtcacaactgagaataccaaacgCAGGACAAACTggtgagaaatagggcagacacaccccaaaactgatGGTTATTCTCCCACAAGATATACCAACCCATCAACAAAATAAACTCCTATCTAACCACACTGGCTAataagaagtcagaaaagcagtctTCTTACGCATTCCAGCCCTTGTACCACAACCAAAATACTAGAAGTAATGAGGAGGGGTTATTTAAAgcaatttaatcaaacaaaagtttccttctgatcccaaaggaccagccacgcACCCAGGTCAAatataactcagatctcacccaaTAATCAttctgttgccaatcctttagtatctaaaatctaaaggtttatttagaaaaagaaaggaagaaaggtgagaattaaaaatgaataaaagaataaattacacacagtaatggcaaagttcttggttcaggtttgtagcagtgatggaataaactgctgtcttgttaagtctctggttgcttccgaatcattggaaggtcctcagatGCCTGATTAGAACGgtcccattagtataagttcatcatagtccagaggctggagcaggaaagaggccaaTACTCATAACGTCAGATACAAAATTGAGACACGTACAAATAACATAATCATATTTAGAAAATCACAACCTTCATACTGACGCTTTACTTGATACACACTGTATAAGATTcgttgcaattgtataacagaGGTAGCAACAAtaatctacatggtcatattttaatcagatgtCATATCGCCCATGCAAAATTAATTCTGGAAGGGGTGTCCCAGACATTGCTGAATGCATCATAGGAACTTCCCATTCTTATTTCTGTGTTACTACAGCTTCAAAACCAATATTAGAAGTACCAGTGtttaacagaaatggtttatcaaaatCATGTTTGATCAAAAGAGGCTTTATCTTTGTAAGGTTCATTATGGAAGTAATAACATTATTTAATCCCTTTATAAACCCAAGGTCAAATTTGGTTAGACCAATGGTGGCTTGGATTTCTTGTTGCAGCATAATTTCTGAACGTCTCATGCAAACTTGCTATAAGCTAATGAAAATAGTTATTTTATCCATCCAAGCGCTGACAGatgtttggaacccaattaaCATCAAGTCAATGTCGATATTAATATTCTTTATAATGTAGGAATTTTGGCATTTAGCCATGAAAGCAAGatggtagtgtgcctcagtttccctttttcaTACAGCACATTAGGTGTGTAATGTCTTTTCTCCAGTGTACAGTTTCAAGGCTGGTTACAGACACTAACTGTGTAACATCAGTATCACAAGACCTTTTAATGTGAAGTGTGTGGTCATGAAATGAAACATTATAACCATGAAGGCTTCTAGCACATAGTGAGTTCTTATGTCTCACTCCCAACATGTTCAAGGGTTTTTCCAAAAGCTCATGCGTATTGTACATTCTTACAGAATTTGGTATTAGCAACAAACTAGTCACAAGAGTTAACATTGACATGAATATTAACATCACATTGATCACAATTGTACATTTACAAGCATTTTGGTCATGCCAAGCCTCTTGTTTAGATAGACCATTTTTAGTCAGCTTGTTCAATATCCCTTTCAAACCTTTGTAGCTTTTTCTTCACCTCAGGGTTTTCCTTAATATAGGCTTTTAGttaggattagggttagggttagggtctGGCTATGTTCTTATTGTTAGCCGCTATGGGCAACTTTGTTCCTCCCTTGCCGGCTAGCTAGTTTGCATGGACACCACGCCTTAAAGAGACAcaaccagtggtgcaagtagaaatcatttcttgctgtgTAGCCTAAAGGATTAATCTGCTTGCTTATATAGATACGTCTTTTCTTAAAAGTTTAAGTATTTCAtgtattgtaataggtttatagatttatattaaaaataagtttggctgtaatgcaagagactaACAGgcaagctaaggcaaagttagtatatctatattaagaccttttaCCCAGAAAGTAAAGGTGACCTTCATCTTGTTACCTATATAGATAAGTACCCACACTTATGTCTAAGACCTTTTACTTAGAGTAATAGGCAATGGAGAATGGTGTAGGGTTTTTTTCAAAGTTGTTCCCACAGACTTAACAAGCACACCACAAGAAATTTATGTGGGTACGTACATGTCATGAATATGTacatacatactagcctatggggtaagtgtaccctaacatttctataggtgaggaatgaaatttgggcataagaagAAGGATTTTTGGCACTtgtgccctataaaagaggtaaCACACCCAACACTATCTTATCTTCATCTTCAACTAATTATCAATGCTATCCATCCATGATGGCTATTAACTATTAATAAGCCgtacttattttcttttcaaactttaTGTTCCAAGGggactaggctaagcttggtttccctaaacTTTTGTTCTTAgctttgtttattaggttttaaTTTTAAGTTAGATAAGTAAACTCTAAGGCAGCTTTGCTGGCTCTTCACATTGGTTTCCTCGGCACACCTCTGCAAGAGGTAAGAAACTGAAACCGCCAGAGGCAAGGCCCTGTGCCTTTCAACATCAGGTTATCAAGACAGGGggtgagtatattaaccaaagttTTGCAGCACATTATATTGTATTaccatatgtatcttttgaataaCCATAatacaattgtaactttgtaacgcTGACTATTTTGCCATTTACTTActgtttcattgattttaataaaaaatgtttatgactatatctgtctcagtgtgagttTCCTGTCATCTCCCCCGAGGGTCCTTTGTACATTCTGTGAAGCCGGATTCAGGAgaagaacttttatcttctgatcaaacagattggcgaGTCTAAACCCCATACtaataaatatgaataattaatcattattaatattattaattcattacaataaaatacaataaacttAAACTGGTATATTAAATCAATATTATTAACACACCCTAGATCAGTCTACAGCTCGTACCGCACCGTTAAACAGATGCAATTGTAAAATGATGCTTTGGGCCCCTGGTGCTACCTGTAGTTCCTGGTGTCATTGAAGATCCAGCAGCACCCCAAATTGAAAACTTCTTAAATGAAAGAAGAATAGGAAGGACAATCACCCTACTTTCCCTTAACACGCTATCAGTGCAACCCTTATGTCCAAACTAAGCTTCTGCCAGCTTGCCTTTATCTAGATATTGCTCTCTGCCAGGCACTAGGAAAGCAAAGATGCTGCATCATCTGGGTTTGATGGAAAAGAGTCATAGAACTGCGTGTGCTATGTACATCTTGATAGAACTACTGCCcacattgttttattattttccccaGCATGACATACAGGAGGGGCAACCAAAATCAGCCTGGCAGAACATACATGAGAACTGTCTCTGGACAGATAAGCAATTGATCAAAATTACATTCTCTGATctcttggggccaaatcctgttcccattgagatcaaaaggagttttgctattgagttcaatgggaacaggctttgacatttggagaggaaagaacaaaaccactCAAGCAAGAGCTATGTTGCTTATATCACAGGTATCAAAGGCTGGTGACTCATGTGAGAAAGTCAGCAGATATCTGATCTTTGTCCATTGCAAGGGAGAACTCAGCAATCAATGAGGCTAGAACAGTCTCTGTACCATATCCAACACATAAGTCCATCTGCAAAGGATCAAGGAAATATGAAGGCTCCAGATTTCCTTAAAGTACTCAGTCaattggttagaatgctcccattagtatatgttcatagtccagaggctggagcaggaaagaggcaaaatggaggtgtttccagacCAGGGCGCTTTAACTTCTGTCAAGTGCCAAGCAAAAGGAAATCTGTTCTCAATGTGAAAGATGGtattggagtcacatgggcaagttagGACATTCACAAAAGGTCCATTAAGTGTAGACagattgtcaaggttccttccccactctgaactttagggtacaaatgtggggacctgcatggacacttctaagcttaattactaccttagatctggtacactgccatcATTCATAATTCCAGTGTatggagcactttctgtccccccaaaactttcccttccctgggttgccttgagggacttcaccagttccctggtgaacacagagccaacccccttggatcttaaaacaaggagaaattaaccatcccccttcctttccccccaccaatccctggtgagtccagatccaatccccttggatcttaaaacaaggaaaaatcaatcaggttcttaaaaagaaagcttttaattaaagaaagaaaagtaaaaatcatctctgtaaaatcaggatggaaaatactttacagggtaatcagattcatatagcccagaggaaccccctctagccttaggttcaaagttacagcaaacagaggtaaaatcctctcagcaaaaaggaacatttacaagttgagaaaacaaaaataagactaacacgccttgcctggctgttacttacaagtttgaaacatgagagactgattcagaaagatttggagagcctggattgacgtctggtccctcttagtcccaagagcgaacaacccccaaaacaaagagcacaaacaaaagacttccctccaccaagatttgaaagtaccttgtccccccattggtcctctggtcaggtgtcagccaggtttactgatcCTCTTAACCctaaccttaactatctgtttaaccttaactatctgtttatgacacaggtgtTCTCCAGGGTCCTTTTTGAGCTGTGTTTCTTAATGGGCCATTCAACTTGACTTGTCCCTTCATGTGCTGACTAAATACCTTGTGGGCATTACCACAGGACAAAACATGTAGTAAGcatagctaatattcataacttcagataccaagatgatacatgcatagaaatagcataatcataagtaCCAGCTATTTCACATACATGACTATTCCCAAAAGAGATTTGGAAAAATCACACTACGTACCTGAGCCCTTATGTGTCAGCACCATGCCCCACTGGAGTTTTTGTAATCTGTTATGTAACAACAGAGATGGATCCAGTGACATGACTCTGTTTATCCTAAAAGGGCAAGATTAATTTTTAGCTGTGCAGGTGTGACTGCACCTTTAGTCAGTGAGGGCACACTGGCTGGCACACATTCAGGTTAATGGGCTTCAGTGTTCCGTTGCAGTTAACTTTTACTGTTCATAAACCTGGTATGTGCTGAGGTGGTTTAAAGCATAACCCAGGTTCTTAGGTTTGCAAATCTGTgaacctctctctctcatattttttaattaatttattattattattattattatttgctggTCATAACGTGAGAGGGTATCCTCGCCGCCCTCTGCTCATGAGGTTATGTATGTGTTGTGTAACACTCTTCTGAACACCagttggaaggaattttttttttcagtaagtgtggaCTGATTCTTTTTTCTTAGAAGGCATGTAATTTTTTTCAGGTTCACGCTGGTTAACACAGAAAACAACATGCAGATTACCAGGCTCCACACACACAGATTTAGGGACCATTCCCTCCTTGTTACAAGTTTCCACACTGTCAGTGGGTAATACAGTTAAATCACCTtcatgctctccttgtgccctggtcATGCTATCAACCTAGTTAAACAGAGTTGTCATACTTTTCCTCAGCAACACACTAGCAACAGGCATAATAGAAGCACCAGAATTGCCTGATCCCTGGGACTTTGCTATGACACTAAttggatgcaacctagttacaatGCCAGTCTTCCTAGCAGACACAAATTTAGGAACATTTCCTTCCTGGGCTTTTGTTAAATCCAGAACCAACTCTGGTACAACTGATAAACTTTCAAGTAGCATAAACTAAGAAGCAGTTTatgtctgctccacagacaaaGAGCTACACACATATACACTTTTGCAGCAGACACACTGCCATTCTTAACAAACAATTGGAGGTATCTTTCCTTTGTCCCAGCAATCATGGCTGATtttcaggggcggcattttgtgcgctcccaacagggcacgcgggagcttccggttccactcccatcacccCGCCAAAGGCCCCTCCGCCGAAATGCagcaggcgacagcagcagtcattgagctgctcaattgcctgccactgttttccatgGCACCTCTacagagggtccttctttggcggcgtgatgagagtggaaccggaagctcccacacGCCCCGTGGtaagcgcacaaaatgccgcccctcgaatcctggtgccctaggtgaccatcTAGGGTCGCCTAAtagaagcgccagccctgctatAAGTGCCCTTGAAATAACCTTGAAATAACACATTGATGAAGTGCAGGATTCCCCATTAGATCCAGGTCCCTGGCACCAACACTTTGCACCAAATTGTGCCAGAAGTAGTCCCAGAACTGAGCTCGATTGGCAGGTGCTTTTGAGTACAGCAGAACTGATGCCTAAAATAATTTGTTGTCCAGTTTCATCCAAAGGCTCATGGCATAACCACAGAGAAGTGGGTACGGCACTACAGACACACTTCTGTCCTTCTCTTTAACCGGGTTTCCTTATTCCACAGTAGGCCTCACTGCATACAGAGACCCAGGCAGGGGAGCATCTTACACCAAAAGTAACAAAGTTTGAAAATCCTTGTGGATAGCTCCCGGGGTGGAAAGGGTATTACTGGTCACACAGTTATCTTGTCTTCAttcaaaacacaaaccaaaaa
The window above is part of the Chelonoidis abingdonii isolate Lonesome George chromosome 14, CheloAbing_2.0, whole genome shotgun sequence genome. Proteins encoded here:
- the LOC116825053 gene encoding olfactory receptor 6N1-like, with translation MANPEQGNQTVLTEFIVVGFGNLPELQTLLFLLFLMIYIVTMAGNILIIVLVVADQHLHTPMYFFLGNLSCLETCYTSTILPKALACLLTGDNIISYNGCLTQFYFFGSLMVTECLLLSVMSYDRYLAICSPLHYEARMSGRACLQLAGGSWIGGIIGSGISTLSISQLTFCGPNVIDHFFCDFIPLVKLSCNDPPLMETLAFTLTFVFSLVPFLLTLMSYICIIAIILRIPSTTGRQKAFSTCSSHLIVVNIYYGTLLTVYMFPATDILRDFKKVLSVIYTVLTPLVNPLIYSLRNKEVQEALRKVCRKFMSGPC